A genomic region of Rhipicephalus sanguineus isolate Rsan-2018 chromosome 1, BIME_Rsan_1.4, whole genome shotgun sequence contains the following coding sequences:
- the LOC119377110 gene encoding flap endonuclease 1: MGITGLSKVIADNAPDAIKESDIKSYFGRKIAIDASMCLYQFLIAVRQENNMLTNSEGETTSHLVGFFYRTIRMIENGIKPVYVFDGKPPGMKSSELEKRQERREAAEKELEKAEEAGNQEEINKFSKRLVKVTRQHGEDCKKLLALMGVPYIEAPCEAEAQCAELVKGGKVYGTATEDMDGLTFGTNVLLRHMTYSEARKMPIKEFNLDKVLSGLEMNRDEFIDLCILLGCDYCESIRGIGPKRAVELIKQHKCIEKIITAIDTKKYTVPEDWPYKEARQLFLEPEVTPADNVQLKWSDPDEEGLVKFLCEENGFSEERIRNGAKKLLKGRNSTTQGRLDTFFKVLPSDSSAKRKSETANEANKKKAKAAAGKGGKFKRGK, encoded by the exons ATGGGAATTACCGGTTTATCGAAGGTAATCGCTGACAATGCGCCCGATGCTATTAAGGAATCCGACATCAAGAGCTACTTTG GAAGGAAAATCGCAATAGATGCGTCGATGTGCTTGTACCAGTTCCTGATCGCAGTGCGTCAAGAAAACAACATGCTCACCAACAGTGAAGGCGAGACCACAAG CCACCTGGTCGGGTTCTTCTACCGAACAATCCGAATGATTGAGAATGGGATCAAACCCGTGTATGTTTTTGATGGAAAGCCGCCGGGCATGAAATCGTCGGAG CTTGAAAAACGCCAAGAACGTAGAGAGGCAGCCGAGAAGGAACTGGAGAAGGCAGAAGAAGCAG GAAACCAAGAAGAAATCAATAAATTCAGCAAGCGACTCGTAAAAGTGACCAGGCAGCATGGTGAAGACTGCAAGAAACTTCTAGCTCTTATGGGTGTTCCATATATAGAA GCCCCATGTGAAGCTGAAGCTCAGTGTGCTGAGCTTGTTAAAGGTGGTAAGGTTTACGGGACTGCAACTGAAGATATGGATGGGTTGACTTTTGGCACAAATGTCCTGCTTCGTCACATGACATACAGTGAAGCTCG AAAAATGCCTATCAAGGAGTTCAACCTTGACAAAGTACTCAGTGGGCTCGAGATGAATCGTGACGAGTTCATAGATCTTTGCATTCTACTTGGGTGCGACTACTGTGAAAGTATTCGAGGAATTGGACCAAAACGGGCAGTGGAGCTCATCAAGCAGCACAAGTGCATTGAAAAAATAATCACTGCAATTGACACCAAG AAATATACTGTGCCTGAAGATTGGCCCTACAAAGAAGCCCGTCAGCTTTTTTTGGAACCTGAGGTTACTCCGGCTGATAATGTCCAA TTGAAATGGAGTGATCCTGATGAAGAAGGTCTTGTAAAATTCCTTTGCGAGGAGAATGGCTTCAG TGAAGAGCGCATCCGAAATGGTGCCAAGAAGCTGCTGAAGGGGCGTAACAGCACCACTCAGGGGAGGTTGGACACCTTCTTCAAGGTCCTTCCATCAGATTCTTCAGCCAAGCGCAAG AGTGAAACAGCAAATGaagccaacaaaaagaaagcaaaggcaGCTGCTGGGAAAGGTGGCAAGTTCAAGAGGGGCAAATGA